Proteins encoded in a region of the Streptomyces akebiae genome:
- a CDS encoding helix-turn-helix domain-containing protein — translation MTDRDFPDGDRIKTFPFPVDRGLSGVGMRIGPMDGRRPWHTDIPLEGVHRIDFHVVMLFDGGPVRHMVDFTEYEVGAGELLWIRPGQVHRFSPATEYRGTVLTMQPGFLPRATVESTGLYRYDLPPLLRPDAAQLAGLRASSAQLEREYVDTATLPPGLHTAVLRHSLTAFLLRLAHLATGSTEEGHRLDDTTFTRFRDAVERDFAANHSVSAYADALGYSRRTLVRAVRAATGETPKGFIDKRVVLEAKRLLAHTDLPIGRVGVAVGFPDAANFSKFFQLHAGTTPVAFRAEMR, via the coding sequence ATGACGGACAGAGACTTCCCCGACGGTGACCGGATCAAGACCTTCCCGTTCCCCGTCGACCGCGGCCTCTCCGGCGTCGGCATGCGGATCGGCCCGATGGACGGCCGACGCCCCTGGCACACGGACATACCCCTGGAAGGGGTCCACCGCATCGACTTCCACGTGGTGATGCTGTTCGACGGCGGCCCGGTGCGCCACATGGTCGACTTCACCGAGTACGAGGTGGGCGCGGGCGAACTGCTGTGGATACGGCCGGGGCAGGTGCATCGCTTCTCACCCGCCACCGAGTACCGCGGGACCGTCCTCACCATGCAACCGGGCTTCCTGCCCCGCGCCACCGTCGAGTCGACCGGCCTCTACCGCTACGACCTGCCGCCGCTGCTCCGCCCGGACGCGGCCCAACTCGCGGGCCTACGCGCCTCGTCGGCCCAGCTCGAACGCGAGTACGTCGACACCGCCACCCTGCCGCCCGGCCTCCACACCGCCGTCCTGCGGCACTCCCTGACGGCCTTCCTCCTGCGCCTCGCCCATCTCGCCACCGGTTCGACGGAGGAGGGGCACAGGCTCGACGACACCACCTTCACCCGCTTCCGGGACGCCGTCGAAAGGGACTTCGCCGCCAATCACAGTGTCAGCGCCTACGCCGACGCCCTCGGCTACTCGCGCCGCACCCTCGTCCGCGCGGTCCGCGCGGCGACCGGCGAGACCCCGAAGGGCTTCATCGACAAGCGGGTCGTCCTTGAGGCGAAGCGGCTGCTGGCCCACACGGACCTCCCGATCGGCCGCGTGGGCGTCGCCGTCGGCTTCCCCGACGCGGCGAACTTCTCCAAGTTCTTCCAACTGCACGCCGGGACCACACCGGTGGCGTTCCGGGCGGAGATGCGGTGA
- the tkt gene encoding transketolase, whose product MNWTELDRRAVDTARLLAADAVQKVGNGHPGTAMSLAPAAYTLFQKVMRHDPADPEWTGRDRFVLSPGHTSLTLYTQLYLAGYELELDDLKAFRTHGSKTPGHPEYGHTAGVETTTGPLGQGVANAVGMAMAARYERGLFDPDAPEGTSPFDHTVWTIASDGDLEEGISAEASSLAGHQKLGNLVLLYDDNHISIEGDTATAFSEDVLKRYEAYGWHVQRIEPAFNGNVDVHALYDALRAAQDETGRPSIIAMRTIIAWPAPGAQNTEASHGSALGADEVAATKRVLGFDAAKSFDVAEDVLAHTRRALDRGAEAHAAWDKRIAEWRAASPERARLFDRVVAGRLPEGWERALPAFEEGTSVATRAASGKVLQALGAVIPELWGGSADLAGSNNTTIDKTSSFLPAGNPLPEADPYGRTIHFGIREHSMAAEMNGIALHGNTRIYGGTFLVFSDYMRNAVRLSALMQLPVTYVWTHDSIGLGEDGPTHQPVEHLASLRAIPGLNVVRPADANETAIAWAEIMKRHTTNPAPHGLALTRQGVPTYAPDSGAAKGGYVRVEASTATPEVILIATGSEVQLAVAARERLEAEGVGTRVVSMPSVEWFEEQPREYRESVLPPSVRARVAVEAGIGLTWYRYVGDHGRIVSLEHFGASADAKTLFAEYGFTAENVVSAARAALAGTTRPDAVRG is encoded by the coding sequence ATGAACTGGACAGAACTCGACCGGCGCGCCGTCGACACCGCCCGCCTGCTGGCCGCCGACGCCGTGCAGAAGGTCGGCAACGGGCACCCTGGTACGGCGATGAGCCTCGCGCCCGCCGCGTACACGCTCTTTCAGAAGGTGATGCGTCACGATCCCGCCGACCCCGAGTGGACCGGCCGTGACCGCTTCGTCCTCTCCCCCGGCCACACCTCACTGACCCTCTACACCCAGCTGTACCTGGCCGGGTACGAGCTGGAACTGGACGACCTCAAGGCGTTCCGGACGCACGGCTCGAAGACGCCGGGTCATCCGGAGTACGGACACACCGCCGGGGTCGAGACCACCACGGGTCCGCTGGGTCAGGGGGTCGCCAACGCCGTGGGCATGGCGATGGCCGCCCGCTACGAGCGCGGTCTGTTCGACCCGGACGCTCCCGAGGGGACCTCCCCGTTCGACCACACCGTCTGGACGATCGCCTCCGACGGCGACCTGGAGGAGGGCATCTCCGCCGAGGCCTCCTCGCTGGCGGGCCATCAGAAGCTGGGCAACCTGGTCCTCCTGTACGACGACAACCACATCTCCATCGAGGGCGACACGGCCACGGCGTTCTCCGAGGACGTGCTGAAGCGGTACGAGGCGTACGGCTGGCACGTCCAGCGGATCGAGCCGGCGTTCAACGGCAACGTCGACGTGCACGCCCTGTACGACGCGCTGCGGGCCGCGCAGGACGAGACCGGACGGCCCTCGATCATCGCGATGCGCACGATCATCGCCTGGCCGGCCCCGGGCGCCCAGAACACCGAGGCCTCGCACGGCTCGGCGCTCGGCGCGGACGAGGTCGCGGCCACCAAGCGGGTCCTCGGCTTCGACGCGGCCAAGAGTTTCGACGTCGCCGAGGACGTGCTCGCCCACACCCGCCGCGCCCTCGACCGGGGCGCGGAGGCACACGCCGCCTGGGACAAGCGGATCGCCGAGTGGCGTGCCGCCTCCCCCGAACGGGCCCGGCTCTTCGACCGGGTGGTCGCGGGCCGGTTGCCCGAGGGCTGGGAGCGGGCGCTGCCCGCCTTCGAGGAGGGCACGTCCGTGGCGACCCGGGCCGCGTCCGGCAAGGTGCTCCAGGCGCTGGGCGCGGTGATCCCCGAGCTGTGGGGCGGCTCCGCCGACCTCGCCGGGTCGAACAACACCACCATCGACAAGACGTCCTCCTTCCTCCCGGCGGGCAACCCGCTCCCGGAGGCCGACCCCTACGGCCGCACGATCCACTTCGGCATCCGTGAGCACTCCATGGCCGCGGAGATGAACGGCATCGCGCTGCACGGCAACACCCGTATCTACGGCGGCACGTTCCTGGTGTTCTCCGACTACATGCGCAACGCCGTGCGGCTGTCGGCCCTGATGCAGCTCCCGGTGACGTACGTGTGGACGCACGACTCCATCGGTCTGGGCGAGGACGGCCCCACCCACCAGCCGGTCGAGCACCTCGCCTCGCTGCGCGCGATCCCCGGCCTGAACGTGGTCCGCCCGGCCGACGCCAACGAGACGGCGATCGCCTGGGCCGAGATCATGAAGCGGCACACCACGAACCCGGCCCCGCACGGACTGGCCCTCACCCGCCAGGGCGTGCCGACCTACGCCCCCGACTCCGGTGCGGCGAAGGGCGGTTACGTACGGGTGGAGGCTTCGACCGCGACGCCGGAGGTGATCCTGATAGCCACCGGCTCCGAGGTGCAGCTGGCCGTCGCCGCGCGGGAGCGGCTGGAGGCCGAGGGGGTCGGCACCCGGGTGGTGTCGATGCCGTCGGTGGAGTGGTTCGAGGAACAGCCGCGCGAATACCGCGAGAGCGTGCTGCCGCCGTCCGTGCGGGCCCGCGTGGCGGTCGAGGCGGGGATCGGTCTGACCTGGTACCGGTACGTCGGTGACCACGGCCGCATCGTCTCCCTCGAACACTTCGGCGCCTCCGCCGACGCGAAGACCCTGTTCGCCGAGTACGGCTTCACCGCCGAGAACGTCGTCTCCGCGGCGAGGGCCGCACTCGCCGGCACGACTCGGCCCGACGCCGTGCGCGGCTGA
- the zwf gene encoding glucose-6-phosphate dehydrogenase — protein MTAEWLNPLRDAGDRRLPKIAGPSGLVIFGVTGDLSRKKLMPAVYDLANRGLLPPGFSLVGFARRDWEDEDFAQIVHDAVREHARTEFREEVWQQLAEGMRFIPGDFGDDEAFKRLREAVEELDGSRGTGGNFAFYLSVPPSMFPKVVKQLKKHGLASPPEGSWRRAVIEKPFGHDLASARELNAVLHEVFDPEQVFRIDHYLGKETVQNILALRFANQMYEPIWNRSYVDHVQITMAEDIGIGGRAGYYDGIGSARDVIQNHLLQLLALTAMEEPAAFDAESLLTEKLKALKAVRLPEDLGRHTVRGQYAGGWQGGEQVVGYLEEEGIDPSSTTDTYAAVKLGIDNRRWAGVPFYLRTGKRLGRRVTEIAVVFQRAPHSPFDSTATEELGQNAIVIRVQPDEGMTVRFGSKVPGTSMEIRDVTMDFAYGESFTESSPEAYERLILDVLLGDANLFPRHQEVEESWKILDPIEEYWAKHGRPAQYASGGWGPAEADEMLAQDGRSWRRP, from the coding sequence ATGACCGCCGAGTGGCTCAACCCGCTCCGGGACGCGGGCGATCGTCGGCTCCCGAAGATCGCGGGCCCGTCCGGGCTCGTCATCTTCGGGGTGACCGGTGACCTGTCCCGCAAGAAGCTGATGCCGGCCGTGTACGACCTGGCCAACCGGGGTCTGCTGCCGCCGGGCTTCTCGCTGGTGGGGTTCGCCCGCCGGGACTGGGAGGACGAGGACTTCGCGCAGATCGTGCACGACGCGGTGCGTGAACACGCCCGCACCGAGTTCCGCGAGGAGGTCTGGCAGCAACTCGCCGAGGGAATGCGCTTCATCCCGGGCGACTTCGGTGACGACGAGGCGTTCAAGCGGCTCCGCGAGGCCGTGGAGGAGCTGGACGGCTCCCGGGGCACGGGCGGCAACTTCGCCTTCTATCTCTCCGTGCCGCCGAGCATGTTCCCGAAGGTCGTCAAGCAGCTCAAGAAGCACGGCCTGGCCAGTCCGCCCGAGGGCTCCTGGCGGCGCGCGGTCATCGAGAAGCCGTTCGGCCACGACCTGGCCAGCGCCCGCGAGCTGAACGCGGTGCTGCACGAGGTGTTCGACCCCGAGCAGGTCTTCCGCATCGACCACTACCTCGGCAAGGAGACCGTCCAGAACATCCTGGCGCTCCGCTTCGCCAACCAGATGTACGAGCCCATCTGGAACCGGAGTTACGTCGACCACGTACAGATCACCATGGCCGAGGACATCGGCATCGGCGGTCGCGCCGGGTACTACGACGGCATCGGCTCGGCCCGTGACGTCATCCAGAACCATCTGCTGCAGTTGCTGGCCCTGACCGCCATGGAGGAACCGGCGGCCTTCGACGCCGAGTCGCTGCTGACCGAGAAGCTGAAGGCGCTCAAGGCCGTACGGCTGCCCGAGGACCTGGGCCGGCACACCGTCCGCGGCCAGTACGCGGGCGGCTGGCAGGGCGGTGAGCAGGTGGTCGGCTATCTGGAGGAGGAGGGCATCGACCCGTCCTCCACCACGGACACCTACGCGGCGGTCAAGCTGGGCATCGACAACCGCCGTTGGGCCGGGGTCCCCTTCTATCTGCGCACCGGCAAGCGGCTCGGCCGCCGGGTCACCGAGATCGCGGTCGTCTTCCAGCGCGCCCCGCACTCCCCGTTCGACTCCACGGCCACCGAGGAGCTCGGGCAGAACGCGATCGTCATCCGCGTCCAGCCGGACGAGGGGATGACCGTGCGCTTCGGTTCGAAGGTGCCGGGTACCTCGATGGAGATCCGGGACGTCACGATGGACTTCGCGTACGGCGAGTCGTTCACGGAGTCCAGCCCGGAGGCGTACGAACGGCTGATCCTTGATGTGCTGCTCGGCGACGCCAACCTCTTCCCCCGCCACCAGGAGGTGGAGGAGTCCTGGAAGATCCTCGACCCGATCGAGGAGTACTGGGCCAAGCACGGCAGGCCCGCGCAGTACGCCTCGGGCGGTTGGGGGCCCGCGGAAGCGGACGAGATGCTCGCACAAGACGGACGGAGCTGGCGCAGGCCATGA
- the opcA gene encoding glucose-6-phosphate dehydrogenase assembly protein OpcA: protein MKIDLTDTTASKINKALVQGRRAIGTPAVGMVLTMVIVTDEENAYDSIKAAEEASHEHPSRTLVVIKRHARTPKDRTKSHLDAEVRVGADAGTGETVVLRTYGEVSDHADSVVLPLLLPDAPVVVWWPVDAPRNPAKDPLGALAQRRITDMYAVETPLAALEQRVSSYTPGDTDLAWTRLTPWRSMLAAALDQAKETITSAAVESEADNPSAELLARWLEARLGVSVERVLTAGPVVTGVRLGTAKGEVVIDRPEGPLATLTLPGQPSRTLALKVRATSELIAEELRRLDADEMYAVALRGGGGDGQTAADDD, encoded by the coding sequence ATGAAGATCGACCTGACTGACACCACGGCAAGCAAGATCAACAAGGCCCTGGTGCAGGGCCGCCGGGCCATCGGCACGCCCGCCGTGGGCATGGTCCTCACGATGGTGATCGTGACGGACGAGGAGAACGCGTACGACTCGATCAAGGCCGCCGAGGAGGCTTCGCACGAGCACCCCTCGCGCACCCTGGTCGTCATCAAGCGGCACGCCCGCACCCCGAAGGACCGCACCAAGTCGCACCTGGACGCCGAGGTACGGGTCGGCGCCGACGCGGGCACCGGCGAGACGGTCGTGCTGCGGACCTACGGCGAGGTGTCCGACCACGCCGACTCCGTGGTCCTGCCGCTGCTGCTGCCGGACGCGCCGGTGGTGGTGTGGTGGCCGGTGGACGCGCCGCGGAACCCGGCGAAGGACCCGCTGGGCGCACTCGCCCAGCGCCGGATCACCGACATGTACGCCGTGGAGACCCCCCTCGCCGCGCTCGAGCAGCGGGTCTCGTCGTACACCCCCGGCGACACCGATCTCGCCTGGACGCGGCTCACGCCGTGGCGCTCCATGCTGGCGGCCGCCCTCGACCAGGCCAAGGAGACCATCACCTCGGCCGCCGTGGAGAGCGAGGCGGACAACCCCAGCGCCGAGCTGCTGGCCCGCTGGCTGGAGGCCCGTCTGGGCGTGTCCGTCGAGCGCGTCCTGACCGCCGGACCGGTGGTCACCGGTGTGCGGCTCGGCACCGCGAAGGGCGAGGTCGTCATCGACCGCCCCGAGGGCCCGCTCGCCACGCTCACCCTGCCCGGCCAGCCGTCCCGCACCCTCGCCCTGAAGGTGCGCGCCACCTCCGAGCTGATCGCCGAGGAGCTGCGCCGCCTCGACGCCGACGAGATGTACGCCGTCGCCCTGCGCGGCGGAGGGGGCGACGGGCAGACCGCCGCCGACGACGACTGA
- the gnd gene encoding phosphogluconate dehydrogenase (NAD(+)-dependent, decarboxylating) — protein MQLGLIGLGKMGGNMRERIRRAGHTVVGYDRNPEVSDVGSLAELVERLDGPRTVWVMVPAGAATQSVVDELAELLSPGDTVVDGGNSRWTDDEKHAAELGAKGIGFVDAGVSGGVWGLQNGYALMVGGDAEHVERLQPIFEALKPEGPYGYVHAGKVGAGHFSKMVHNGIEYAMMQAYAEGWELLEKVDSVTSVREVFRSWQEGTVIRSWLLDLAVNALDEDEHLQKLRGYAEDSGEGRWTVEAAIDHAVPLPAITASLFTRFASRQDDSPQMKMIAALRNQFGGHAVEAKQ, from the coding sequence ATGCAGCTGGGTCTCATCGGCCTCGGCAAGATGGGCGGCAACATGCGCGAGCGGATCCGCCGCGCCGGCCACACCGTCGTCGGCTACGACCGCAACCCCGAGGTCTCCGACGTGGGCAGCCTCGCCGAACTGGTCGAGCGCCTCGACGGTCCGCGCACGGTGTGGGTGATGGTCCCGGCCGGCGCCGCCACCCAGTCCGTCGTCGACGAGCTGGCGGAGCTGCTGTCGCCGGGCGACACCGTCGTCGACGGCGGCAACTCCCGTTGGACGGACGACGAGAAGCACGCCGCCGAACTGGGCGCCAAGGGCATCGGGTTCGTCGACGCGGGTGTCTCCGGCGGCGTGTGGGGGCTCCAGAACGGCTACGCCCTCATGGTCGGCGGCGACGCGGAGCACGTGGAGCGGCTCCAGCCGATCTTCGAGGCCCTCAAGCCGGAGGGGCCGTACGGCTACGTCCACGCCGGCAAGGTCGGCGCCGGCCACTTCTCCAAGATGGTCCACAACGGCATCGAGTACGCCATGATGCAGGCGTACGCCGAGGGTTGGGAGCTGCTGGAGAAGGTCGACTCGGTGACGAGCGTGCGTGAGGTCTTCCGCTCCTGGCAGGAGGGGACCGTGATCCGCTCGTGGCTGCTGGACCTCGCCGTCAACGCGCTCGACGAGGACGAACACCTGCAGAAGCTGCGCGGGTACGCCGAGGACTCCGGTGAGGGCCGGTGGACCGTCGAGGCCGCCATCGACCACGCGGTGCCGCTGCCGGCGATCACCGCGTCGCTGTTCACCCGGTTCGCCTCGCGTCAGGACGACTCGCCCCAGATGAAGATGATCGCCGCGCTGCGCAACCAGTTCGGCGGGCACGCGGTCGAGGCGAAGCAGTAA
- a CDS encoding phosphotransferase enzyme family protein: MTKDGGAPGSPDGGDVLPGGTVNAGAVVRRGSLVDRPAPHTAPALHAYLHALRRRGFTGAPLPVGRTPDGREQLTFVPGDVALPPFPAWALTETALTSVGRLLRDLHATSADIPVDTGVGWPRELSDPEGGPILCHNDVCPDNVVFRDGRAAALIDFDLAAPGRPVWDVAMAARYWVPLLDPESAAALYPDGPLDAPRRLRLLADGYGLSAPDRAVLPDVVEQATEACRAFVAARVAEGDPVYRRVLAERGGWARWDRIRTWLRTHKQAFSTALLS, encoded by the coding sequence TCCGGCGGGGCTCCCTCGTGGACCGCCCGGCGCCGCACACCGCGCCCGCCCTCCACGCGTACCTGCACGCCCTGCGCCGACGCGGATTCACGGGGGCGCCGTTGCCCGTCGGCCGCACACCGGACGGCCGCGAGCAGCTGACCTTCGTCCCGGGCGACGTGGCACTGCCGCCGTTCCCGGCCTGGGCGCTGACGGAGACGGCCCTGACATCGGTGGGGCGTCTGCTCCGCGACCTGCACGCGACGAGCGCGGACATCCCGGTCGACACCGGCGTCGGGTGGCCCCGGGAGCTGTCCGACCCCGAGGGCGGGCCGATCCTCTGCCACAACGACGTCTGTCCCGACAACGTCGTCTTCCGTGACGGCCGTGCCGCCGCCCTGATCGACTTCGACCTGGCCGCACCGGGCAGACCCGTCTGGGACGTGGCCATGGCGGCCCGCTACTGGGTCCCCCTGCTCGACCCCGAATCGGCGGCCGCCCTCTACCCGGACGGCCCCCTGGACGCGCCCCGGCGCCTACGCCTCCTCGCCGACGGCTACGGCCTCTCCGCGCCCGACCGCGCCGTGCTGCCCGACGTCGTCGAACAGGCCACGGAGGCCTGCCGGGCCTTCGTGGCCGCACGCGTGGCCGAGGGCGACCCCGTCTACCGTCGGGTCCTCGCGGAGCGCGGCGGCTGGGCCCGCTGGGACCGCATCCGGACCTGGCTGAGGACCCACAAGCAGGCCTTCAGTACCGCCCTGCTGTCCTGA